One window from the genome of Acinetobacter lanii encodes:
- a CDS encoding ABC transporter ATP-binding protein: MNQTSHPQAEPTHARVQPDFNAREYFDRIYQRPVILEAKKLTQTFKHGKTQRTILNALDLKIHKREFICVIGPSGCGKSTFSRVVAGLDPYTEGEILVDGQPILGPSPERGMVFQGYTLFPWKTVKENVMFGPQMKGQSHASAEAHAREWINIIGLEKYENQYPHQLSGGMKQRVAIARALVNEPKILLMDEPFGALDPHTRQKMQRHLMDLWQNIDITIIFVTHDMDEAILLADRIVALKANPGEIKEIIEVDLPRPRSPDVILTPEFKALRQRVDQLVHAQEDELDPALADLPSIPRMTQVSHRK, from the coding sequence ATGAATCAAACATCACACCCTCAAGCTGAACCGACTCATGCACGTGTACAACCCGATTTCAACGCCCGTGAATATTTCGATCGGATTTACCAACGCCCTGTGATTTTGGAAGCCAAAAAACTCACGCAAACCTTCAAACATGGCAAAACGCAACGCACCATCTTAAATGCACTCGATTTGAAAATTCATAAACGTGAATTTATTTGTGTGATTGGCCCCTCAGGGTGTGGCAAATCGACTTTTAGCCGTGTGGTGGCTGGCTTAGACCCTTATACCGAGGGTGAAATTTTGGTGGATGGTCAGCCAATTCTAGGCCCAAGTCCTGAACGTGGCATGGTGTTTCAAGGCTATACCTTATTTCCATGGAAAACCGTAAAAGAAAATGTCATGTTTGGCCCACAAATGAAAGGTCAAAGCCATGCCAGTGCTGAAGCCCATGCGCGAGAGTGGATTAATATTATTGGTCTAGAGAAATATGAAAATCAGTACCCACACCAGCTTTCAGGCGGGATGAAGCAACGGGTTGCGATTGCACGCGCCTTGGTCAATGAGCCTAAAATTTTACTCATGGATGAACCTTTTGGTGCACTCGATCCCCATACCCGTCAAAAAATGCAGCGCCACTTGATGGATCTTTGGCAGAACATTGATATCACCATTATTTTTGTCACACATGATATGGATGAGGCAATTTTATTGGCTGATCGTATCGTTGCGTTAAAAGCCAATCCAGGTGAGATCAAAGAAATTATCGAAGTGGATTTACCACGTCCACGTTCGCCTGATGTGATACTCACGCCTGAGTTTAAAGCTTTAAGACAACGTGTTGATCAACTGGTGCATGCTCAAGAGGATGAACTCGACCCAGCATTGGCTGATTTACCGAGCATTCCACGAATGACGCAAGTCAGTCATCGCAAATGA
- a CDS encoding DMT family transporter, with the protein MSYLYLLIAVIAEVIATSALNASKGFTQVAPTVITCMGYLIAIYFLSLTMKSIPMGITYALWSGAGIVFISTIGWVVFKQHLDAAAMIGLAFILFGIVIINVFSKSTHV; encoded by the coding sequence ATGTCGTATTTGTATTTACTCATTGCGGTGATTGCTGAAGTAATTGCCACGTCTGCCTTGAATGCATCCAAAGGCTTTACTCAAGTTGCCCCCACAGTCATAACCTGCATGGGTTATTTGATTGCCATATATTTTCTATCCCTCACCATGAAAAGTATTCCAATGGGCATCACATATGCATTGTGGTCAGGTGCAGGTATTGTCTTTATCTCCACCATTGGTTGGGTGGTGTTTAAACAGCATCTTGATGCCGCCGCGATGATTGGATTGGCTTTTATCTTGTTCGGCATTGTGATTATCAATGTCTTTTCCAAGAGTACCCATGTTTAA
- a CDS encoding ABC transporter substrate-binding protein — translation MIKKSVLALSTCLSLFITACDNTAKIPEPTKNETGSMNTKPITIGYSDWPGWVAWQVAIEKGFFKEAGVNVEFKWFDYSASINAFAANQLDALSVTNGDNLVIASGGTQGAMIMVTDYSAGNDVIIAKNGINNIQELKGKKIAVEKGLVDHLLLSTAMSDAKIQPNQYTLINSMTNELPQVFNTPDVSAIAVWQPVANQALKAVAGSKIIYSSKDKPGLIYDTLTVNMSHLSAHKEEWKKIIQVWDKTVKFINDPATHDEAVKIMANKVGVDPKAYEQFIEGTHLLNLADNKKIFTKADGFESIYGSTYHVNKFNVINGVYTTEQNADGLIYPSLVQDIK, via the coding sequence ATGATCAAAAAATCCGTTTTAGCACTCTCGACCTGTTTAAGCCTCTTCATTACGGCGTGTGACAATACCGCCAAAATTCCTGAACCAACCAAAAACGAAACAGGGAGTATGAATACCAAACCGATTACGATTGGTTATAGTGATTGGCCAGGTTGGGTCGCTTGGCAAGTGGCGATTGAAAAAGGCTTTTTTAAAGAAGCAGGCGTCAATGTTGAATTTAAGTGGTTTGATTACTCAGCTTCCATTAATGCATTTGCAGCCAATCAACTTGATGCTTTGTCCGTGACCAATGGGGATAATTTGGTGATTGCCTCAGGTGGAACCCAAGGTGCCATGATTATGGTGACTGATTATTCTGCGGGCAATGATGTGATTATTGCCAAAAATGGCATCAACAATATTCAAGAGTTAAAAGGCAAGAAAATTGCGGTCGAAAAAGGTTTGGTCGATCACTTATTACTATCGACTGCAATGAGCGATGCCAAAATTCAACCCAACCAATATACCTTGATTAATTCGATGACCAATGAATTACCTCAAGTGTTTAATACACCTGATGTATCAGCAATTGCAGTATGGCAACCTGTGGCAAATCAAGCATTAAAGGCCGTCGCAGGGTCAAAAATCATTTATAGCTCAAAAGACAAACCCGGGCTGATTTATGACACTTTGACCGTCAACATGAGCCATTTGTCAGCACATAAAGAAGAATGGAAAAAAATCATTCAAGTCTGGGACAAAACGGTGAAGTTTATCAATGATCCTGCGACCCATGATGAAGCAGTAAAGATCATGGCCAATAAAGTCGGTGTCGATCCAAAAGCCTATGAACAATTTATTGAAGGGACACATTTACTGAATTTAGCTGACAACAAAAAAATATTCACTAAAGCTGATGGTTTTGAGTCGATTTATGGTTCAACTTATCATGTCAATAAATTCAATGTCATCAATGGTGTGTATACCACTGAACAAAATGCCGATGGATTGATTTATCCAAGTTTAGTGCAAGACATTAAATAA
- the atzF gene encoding allophanate hydrolase: MTTLWTIHDWKNAYRHQQIQLDDLFNYVASIQNDDHAWISISSKQQLSAQIESLKNKNADELPLYGVPFAVKDNIDVAGFYTTAACKEAEYLATQDATVVAKLKGAGAIVVGKTNLDQFATGLVGTRSPYGAVKNSFNPEYISGGSSSGSSVVVAKGMVPFSLGTDTAGSGRVPAGHNNIVGLKPTKGWFSTYGVIPACRTLDVVSIFALTTDDAWQVAQIMQGYDEKDEYSRQHPSNVPTQFSKQKIAIPAQLEFYGDAESEQAFQLAVERVKQLGYTVESIDFTVFNQLASALYNKAWVAERTYAVEQRVKREVTHPVIHQIISQADQFNAVVSMAAEYERADLARKINLALASYDALMVPTAPTIYKIEEVKADPLLKNSHMGAYTNFVNFADLSAFALPNTIRGDGLPSGVTFIASAWMDQALANFAQKWQHATGLNLGTSSQTYQPSTQISSAHSVKLAVVGAHLTGMPLNFQLTTRGGTLLQKTKTAAHYSLYALKNTQPPKPGLQLNPQGRAIEVEVWDIPLATFGQIVAEVPAPLGIGNVELSDGSWVKGFICEGYALAEATDISHFGGWRDYIQSKQLSNTKFECNGIGEIAP, translated from the coding sequence ATGACGACCTTATGGACCATACACGATTGGAAAAATGCATATCGACATCAACAGATTCAATTGGATGATTTATTTAATTATGTGGCTTCTATTCAAAATGATGACCATGCATGGATCTCTATCTCATCAAAACAACAGCTTTCTGCTCAAATTGAGTCGTTAAAAAACAAAAATGCAGATGAGCTTCCGCTTTACGGTGTTCCTTTTGCAGTCAAAGACAATATTGATGTTGCAGGGTTCTATACCACGGCAGCCTGTAAAGAAGCTGAATATTTGGCAACTCAGGATGCCACCGTGGTTGCAAAACTCAAAGGAGCGGGTGCAATCGTGGTGGGAAAAACCAATCTCGATCAATTTGCCACAGGGTTAGTCGGAACACGTTCACCTTATGGCGCTGTCAAAAATAGCTTTAACCCAGAGTATATCAGTGGTGGTTCAAGCTCAGGTTCATCGGTCGTGGTGGCAAAAGGAATGGTTCCATTCTCACTGGGCACAGATACGGCGGGTTCAGGTCGTGTACCGGCAGGACATAATAATATTGTGGGCTTAAAACCGACCAAAGGCTGGTTTTCAACCTATGGAGTGATTCCTGCATGTCGTACTTTAGATGTGGTGTCTATTTTTGCATTGACCACGGATGATGCATGGCAAGTCGCACAAATCATGCAAGGTTATGATGAAAAAGATGAATACTCACGTCAGCATCCGAGCAACGTACCTACACAATTTTCTAAGCAAAAAATCGCAATTCCTGCCCAGCTTGAATTCTACGGCGACGCTGAATCTGAACAGGCATTTCAACTTGCAGTCGAACGGGTGAAACAACTTGGTTATACAGTTGAATCCATCGATTTTACAGTATTCAACCAATTGGCTTCAGCCTTATACAATAAAGCGTGGGTGGCAGAGCGTACCTATGCGGTAGAACAACGGGTGAAAAGAGAAGTCACTCATCCGGTGATTCATCAAATCATTTCACAAGCGGATCAATTTAACGCAGTCGTCAGTATGGCTGCCGAATATGAACGTGCAGATTTAGCACGAAAAATTAACCTTGCTTTAGCATCGTATGATGCATTAATGGTACCCACCGCACCTACCATTTATAAAATTGAAGAGGTCAAAGCCGATCCTCTGCTAAAAAATAGCCATATGGGTGCCTATACCAACTTTGTTAATTTTGCTGATTTATCTGCATTCGCACTGCCAAACACCATTCGTGGTGATGGTTTACCGAGTGGCGTGACCTTTATAGCGTCTGCATGGATGGATCAGGCCTTAGCGAATTTTGCACAAAAATGGCAACACGCGACGGGCTTAAATTTGGGAACATCTTCGCAGACGTATCAACCTTCAACACAGATCAGTTCAGCCCATAGTGTCAAGTTGGCGGTGGTCGGTGCACATTTGACGGGAATGCCCTTGAATTTCCAATTAACGACACGCGGTGGGACATTGCTGCAAAAAACCAAGACTGCAGCACATTACAGCTTATATGCACTGAAAAACACCCAGCCACCGAAACCGGGCTTACAACTCAATCCTCAAGGTCGTGCTATTGAAGTCGAGGTTTGGGATATTCCATTGGCAACATTTGGTCAAATCGTCGCGGAAGTACCTGCACCCCTTGGTATTGGTAATGTAGAGCTAAGTGATGGCTCATGGGTTAAAGGCTTCATTTGTGAAGGATATGCTTTAGCCGAGGCCACCGATATTAGTCACTTTGGCGGATGGCGTGACTATATTCAATCCAAACAACTGAGTAATACAAAATTTGAATGCAATGGCATAGGGGAAATTGCACCATGA
- a CDS encoding CopG family ribbon-helix-helix protein, with translation MPKTKLARISITVPETTLNALDEKIVEQHYESRSQAIVDMINKHLIDDQAKRNEVMVGTLTLLYDLSSKTLRQQLFELQQQYIAQVVSSLHIQLDDQKILEVMLLQGKSIDLKMISQKFTALKGVIKVHLELMDAVMPPIAQNQIEQGEQS, from the coding sequence GTGCCTAAAACCAAATTGGCACGCATTAGCATCACTGTGCCTGAAACCACACTCAACGCTTTGGATGAAAAAATCGTCGAGCAACACTATGAAAGTCGCTCGCAAGCCATCGTCGACATGATCAATAAACATTTAATCGATGATCAAGCCAAACGCAATGAAGTCATGGTCGGAACACTGACACTCTTATATGACCTAAGCTCTAAAACATTAAGACAGCAACTTTTTGAATTACAACAACAATATATCGCTCAAGTGGTCAGCTCACTGCATATTCAACTCGATGATCAAAAAATTCTAGAAGTGATGCTGCTTCAGGGCAAAAGTATTGATTTGAAAATGATTAGTCAAAAATTCACTGCGCTAAAAGGGGTGATCAAAGTTCACTTAGAACTGATGGATGCTGTGATGCCACCTATTGCACAAAATCAAATTGAACAAGGAGAACAATCATGA
- a CDS encoding AAA family ATPase encodes MKLIAIKLENFRGYQGINLINIDSNLTGIIGKNDAGKSTILEALDVFFENSSLDKNDKCVSCAEEDNVSITCIFDDNPTSLILDATSVTTLQNEYLLNSEGYLEIKKTFRINQKVSTDLCLIANYPNNIGLDNLIILKNAELKALIKAKNLDISQVQDQRSNTSLRQYLFKSETLTFHSKEIPLNKEDAKNVWDALKNFLPIYALFKSDRNSSDQDSEVQDPMKLAIRHALSEIQPQLQAVQEHIKTKVEDVAGRTLEKLSEMDSALAKDLIPDFSKEPKWESIFSMALASEQGIPVNKRGSGVRRLILLNFFRAEAEKKFREADGRSIIYAIEEPETSQHPDYQEMLIKALLDLSILPKTQILVTTHTPALAGLMPISSLRYITKDETNQHVIAHADCNDILKSISEDLGIHPFGNISNPQCRGYIFVEGVSDVVFLKHIFSKYAEKGLIHKDYIAELDIQLLISGGSDNLKHWVNYKLIESLQKPWAVFFDSDNDGNDCQKYQQNLASQSKYSNIIFHLTAKRECENYLHPNVILRVSNNRLSYTPDNFSDQKVILTPLLSDFIAIKKSNLIEKLWGNSTCEEIIESCTDQQGNNEFLQFIKRIEGKFGLTEPEKKTA; translated from the coding sequence ATGAAATTAATAGCAATTAAGTTAGAAAATTTTAGGGGTTATCAGGGTATAAATCTGATAAATATTGATTCTAACTTAACAGGAATTATTGGTAAAAATGATGCTGGTAAATCCACAATTTTAGAAGCTTTAGACGTTTTCTTTGAGAACTCATCTTTGGATAAGAATGATAAATGTGTAAGCTGTGCCGAAGAGGATAATGTTTCAATAACATGTATTTTTGATGACAATCCAACCTCTTTAATACTTGATGCTACATCTGTAACTACTTTACAAAATGAGTATTTATTAAATTCAGAAGGTTACTTAGAAATTAAAAAAACTTTTCGAATAAATCAGAAGGTATCAACTGACTTATGCCTGATTGCCAACTATCCAAATAATATTGGCTTAGATAATTTGATCATTTTGAAAAATGCAGAATTAAAAGCATTGATTAAGGCAAAAAATTTAGATATATCTCAAGTTCAAGACCAAAGATCTAATACATCGTTAAGACAATATTTATTCAAATCGGAAACTCTTACTTTTCATTCCAAAGAAATTCCATTAAATAAAGAAGATGCTAAAAATGTTTGGGATGCTTTAAAGAACTTCTTACCTATTTATGCATTATTTAAATCAGACCGCAATAGTAGCGATCAAGATAGTGAAGTCCAAGATCCAATGAAACTGGCAATTAGACACGCACTATCTGAAATTCAACCACAATTACAAGCCGTACAGGAACATATCAAAACAAAAGTTGAAGATGTAGCTGGAAGAACTTTAGAAAAATTATCAGAAATGGATTCAGCTCTAGCAAAAGATTTGATTCCGGATTTTTCAAAAGAACCTAAATGGGAGTCAATTTTTTCAATGGCTTTAGCCTCTGAACAAGGTATTCCTGTCAATAAAAGAGGAAGTGGTGTAAGAAGATTAATTCTTCTAAACTTTTTTAGAGCAGAAGCAGAGAAAAAATTTCGAGAAGCAGATGGTCGTTCAATTATTTATGCAATTGAAGAACCTGAAACTTCACAACATCCAGATTATCAGGAGATGTTGATAAAAGCTCTTTTAGATTTATCCATATTACCAAAAACTCAAATATTAGTAACCACTCATACCCCAGCCTTAGCAGGGCTAATGCCTATATCCAGTTTAAGATACATAACTAAAGATGAAACAAATCAACATGTAATTGCCCACGCTGATTGCAACGACATTTTAAAATCAATTAGTGAAGATTTAGGTATACATCCTTTCGGTAATATTTCTAATCCTCAATGTCGAGGATATATCTTCGTTGAGGGTGTTTCTGATGTTGTATTTTTAAAACATATATTTTCTAAATATGCTGAAAAAGGATTGATTCATAAAGATTACATTGCTGAATTGGATATACAGCTTCTTATTAGTGGTGGAAGTGATAACTTAAAACATTGGGTAAACTATAAACTTATAGAATCATTACAAAAACCTTGGGCAGTTTTTTTTGATTCTGACAACGATGGAAATGACTGTCAAAAATATCAACAAAACTTGGCTAGTCAGTCCAAATATTCCAACATAATTTTTCATTTAACTGCAAAAAGAGAGTGTGAGAATTATCTACATCCTAATGTCATCCTCAGAGTATCTAATAACAGACTTAGCTATACCCCTGACAATTTTTCCGATCAAAAAGTGATTTTAACTCCTCTTTTATCCGATTTTATCGCTATTAAAAAAAGTAATTTAATTGAAAAATTATGGGGAAATAGTACATGCGAGGAAATTATAGAAAGTTGCACAGATCAACAAGGAAATAATGAATTCCTTCAATTTATCAAGAGAATTGAGGGAAAGTTTGGTTTAACTGAACCAGAAAAAAAGACCGCCTAA
- the uca gene encoding urea carboxylase: MFNKVLIANRGAIACRVIRTLKKLGIQSVAVYSEADRDSLHVTLADEAVYIGEAPASQSYLNIDKILEVAKQTGAQAIHPGYGFLSENAEFCDLCESQGIAFIGPNSAQMRAFGLKHTARELAIQANVPLLPGSQLLKDEAEALTEAMRIGYPVMLKSTAGGGGIGMRLVWNEAELKDAYATVSYLAQANFKDAGLYLEKFVQNARHIEVQIFGDGQGNVIALRERDCSVQRRNQKVIEETPAPHINDEQRAYIQNVAIQLMQSVKYRSAGTVEFVMDTDTQEFYFLEVNTRLQVEHGVTEQVFGVDLVEWMVTLASGDWTAPTEPLESKGHSIQVRLYAEDPIKNFQPSAGLLTYVEFDPNARNETWVETGSNVSSFYDPMIAKIIVTADDRASAIQAMTDTLAKTSVAGIETNLEYLQNIIDGEVFKAGTQTTRFLNTFEWKTQKIEVLQAGIQTAVQDVTGRLGYWDVGVPPSGAIDPLSLNVANQLLGNAYNTAGLECTLQGPTLKFHCDSQIVLAGGDMPSTLDGVSVPMWQTINVRKGQVLKCGKIATGCRTYIGIKGGLNVPEYLGSQSTFTLGQFGGHAGRNLLIGDMLPITAFTSDEIKALAPEQVPSFSHEWEIAVMYGPHGAPDFFTKNDIDTFFDNTFEIHFNSSRTGIRLIGPKPEWAREDGGEAGLHPSNIHDNAYAIGAIDFTGDMPIILGPDGPSLGGFVCPAVVINSELWKLGQLKAGDKVKFIPVSYHQAKLLNEKYHAQVEASDTKAVVFDESFYPELSTLKNAVLDTLKGENGAPDVVYRPAGNNYMLVEYGELVLDLNLRFRIHALMQWVQKQNIQGIIDLTPGIRSLQIHFDSIKLDQINLLRLLQVAEAELPDVTEMQVPSRTVYLPLAWEDSQTQLATERYMQTVRPDAPWCPDNIEFIRRINGLKDKQAVKDVVYDASYLVMGLGDVYLGAPVATPLDPRQRLVTTKYNPARTWTPENAVGIGGAYMCVYGMEGPGGYQFVGRTTQMWSRYRKNADFEQGKPWLLRFFDQIKFYEVSETELMQMREDFKAGRLKLRIEEGILNLKEYNDFLIENEESISAFKSVQQANFDAERRRWHEAGLAEYVSESLDAMDDGAGVEIPNGGCAVESHMPGSIWKIECQSGDIVEEGATLAVIEAMKIEIPIIAPERMKVEAITIEKGQTVKTGQVLFTLAPVA, encoded by the coding sequence ATGTTTAATAAAGTATTAATCGCCAACCGTGGAGCAATTGCGTGTCGTGTCATTCGTACCTTGAAAAAACTCGGCATCCAATCCGTTGCAGTGTACTCAGAAGCCGATCGTGATTCACTCCATGTGACTTTAGCGGATGAAGCGGTCTATATCGGTGAAGCACCAGCGAGTCAAAGCTATTTAAATATCGATAAAATTTTAGAGGTGGCCAAACAAACCGGCGCACAAGCGATTCATCCGGGTTATGGATTCTTGTCTGAAAATGCTGAATTCTGTGACTTATGTGAGTCACAAGGTATTGCTTTTATTGGTCCAAACTCTGCACAAATGCGTGCTTTTGGTTTAAAGCACACGGCGCGTGAACTTGCCATTCAAGCCAATGTACCTTTACTGCCAGGTAGTCAGTTATTGAAGGATGAAGCAGAAGCACTCACAGAAGCGATGCGTATCGGTTACCCAGTAATGCTGAAAAGTACAGCCGGCGGTGGCGGAATCGGTATGCGCTTGGTGTGGAATGAAGCAGAACTAAAAGATGCGTATGCAACCGTATCCTATTTAGCCCAAGCCAATTTTAAAGATGCAGGGTTGTACTTAGAGAAATTTGTACAAAACGCGCGTCATATTGAAGTGCAAATTTTTGGCGATGGTCAAGGCAATGTCATTGCACTCCGTGAGCGTGATTGCTCGGTACAACGTCGTAACCAAAAAGTGATTGAGGAAACACCGGCACCGCATATCAATGACGAACAGCGTGCCTATATCCAAAATGTCGCAATTCAATTGATGCAGTCGGTGAAGTACCGTTCTGCGGGTACGGTTGAATTTGTGATGGATACCGACACACAAGAATTCTATTTCTTGGAAGTGAATACTCGTCTACAAGTGGAACATGGCGTGACCGAGCAAGTCTTTGGTGTGGACTTGGTGGAATGGATGGTCACCTTGGCTAGCGGTGATTGGACTGCGCCAACTGAACCATTAGAATCAAAAGGTCATTCGATTCAAGTACGTTTATATGCTGAAGATCCAATTAAAAACTTCCAACCCAGTGCTGGCTTACTGACATATGTTGAGTTTGATCCTAATGCCCGAAATGAAACATGGGTGGAAACGGGCTCGAATGTATCGTCATTCTATGACCCGATGATTGCGAAAATCATTGTCACAGCAGATGATCGTGCCTCTGCCATTCAAGCGATGACCGATACACTTGCTAAAACCTCAGTAGCCGGTATTGAAACCAATCTTGAATATCTGCAAAACATCATCGACGGTGAAGTCTTTAAAGCCGGTACGCAAACCACACGTTTCTTAAATACTTTTGAATGGAAAACCCAAAAGATTGAAGTCCTGCAAGCCGGTATTCAAACTGCCGTGCAAGATGTCACAGGTCGTTTAGGCTACTGGGATGTCGGGGTACCACCATCAGGTGCGATTGATCCATTATCTCTCAATGTTGCAAACCAATTGCTGGGTAATGCCTATAACACCGCAGGGCTTGAATGTACGCTACAAGGTCCAACGTTAAAATTCCATTGTGACAGCCAAATCGTGCTTGCTGGTGGTGATATGCCATCAACATTGGATGGTGTGTCTGTACCGATGTGGCAAACCATCAATGTGCGTAAAGGTCAGGTGTTAAAATGTGGCAAAATCGCCACAGGTTGCCGTACCTATATCGGCATCAAAGGTGGTTTGAATGTGCCTGAATATCTAGGTTCACAATCAACTTTTACCTTAGGTCAGTTTGGTGGTCATGCAGGGCGTAACTTACTGATTGGCGATATGCTGCCAATCACCGCATTTACAAGCGATGAAATTAAAGCTCTTGCACCTGAACAAGTGCCGTCATTTAGCCATGAATGGGAAATTGCGGTGATGTATGGCCCACATGGTGCGCCTGATTTCTTTACCAAAAATGACATTGATACCTTCTTTGACAATACCTTTGAAATTCACTTTAACTCAAGCCGTACCGGTATTCGTTTGATTGGTCCAAAACCTGAATGGGCACGTGAGGATGGTGGTGAAGCCGGTCTGCATCCATCCAATATTCATGACAATGCCTATGCCATTGGGGCGATTGATTTCACCGGTGATATGCCAATTATTCTTGGTCCCGATGGTCCAAGTCTCGGTGGTTTCGTTTGTCCTGCAGTGGTGATCAACTCTGAACTATGGAAACTCGGTCAGCTTAAAGCCGGTGACAAGGTGAAATTTATCCCCGTGAGCTATCACCAAGCTAAACTACTCAATGAAAAATATCATGCACAAGTAGAAGCGTCAGATACAAAAGCTGTCGTATTTGATGAGTCGTTCTATCCTGAACTTTCGACATTAAAAAATGCGGTTCTCGATACCTTAAAAGGTGAAAATGGTGCGCCTGATGTGGTGTATCGTCCTGCGGGTAACAACTACATGTTGGTGGAATATGGTGAGTTAGTACTTGATCTAAACTTACGTTTCCGTATTCACGCTTTGATGCAATGGGTTCAAAAGCAAAATATTCAGGGCATTATCGACCTGACACCGGGCATCCGTTCACTGCAAATCCATTTTGATTCAATCAAACTTGATCAAATTAATTTATTGCGTTTATTACAAGTCGCTGAAGCGGAACTCCCTGATGTGACCGAGATGCAAGTGCCATCTCGTACCGTGTATTTACCACTCGCTTGGGAAGATTCACAAACCCAATTGGCAACGGAACGCTATATGCAAACTGTGCGCCCAGATGCACCATGGTGTCCGGACAATATCGAATTTATCCGTCGAATTAATGGTTTAAAAGACAAACAAGCTGTGAAAGATGTGGTCTATGATGCAAGTTATTTGGTCATGGGCTTAGGCGATGTGTACCTCGGTGCGCCTGTCGCGACTCCACTTGATCCACGTCAGCGTTTAGTCACCACCAAATATAACCCTGCACGAACTTGGACCCCTGAAAATGCCGTGGGTATTGGCGGTGCTTATATGTGTGTCTATGGTATGGAAGGTCCGGGCGGTTATCAGTTTGTTGGTCGTACCACGCAAATGTGGTCACGCTACCGTAAAAATGCCGACTTTGAGCAAGGTAAACCGTGGTTACTGCGCTTCTTTGACCAAATTAAATTCTATGAAGTCTCTGAAACTGAACTGATGCAGATGCGTGAGGACTTTAAAGCAGGTCGCTTAAAACTTCGTATTGAAGAAGGCATATTGAACTTAAAAGAGTACAACGACTTCTTAATTGAAAATGAGGAATCCATTTCAGCCTTTAAGTCTGTACAACAAGCCAACTTTGATGCAGAACGTCGTCGCTGGCATGAAGCAGGTCTTGCAGAATATGTGTCTGAAAGTTTAGATGCTATGGATGACGGCGCAGGTGTTGAAATTCCGAATGGCGGTTGTGCGGTTGAGTCGCATATGCCGGGTTCAATTTGGAAAATTGAATGCCAGTCCGGGGATATTGTGGAAGAAGGTGCAACGCTTGCAGTGATTGAAGCAATGAAGATTGAGATTCCAATTATTGCACCTGAGCGTATGAAAGTTGAAGCTATTACCATTGAAAAAGGGCAAACGGTGAAAACGGGGCAAGTGTTGTTTACGTTAGCACCAGTGGCTTGA
- a CDS encoding urea amidolyase associated protein UAAP2 — MTALVNPTQNHKKTVLNEVCPAGEAWMCEVKKGQYFRIVDLEGNQAVDTLFISASNPEERYSATDTLAINQQIYLEKGTALYTNFGNKIATIHDDNCGRHDTLGGACSCESNTVRYAHDKYPMHSCRNNFMIALSQHPIAKKHGLNVRHIGPNINFFMNVPVTSEGHLKFDDGISAPGKYVEIKAEMDLIVLISNCPQLNNPCNAYNPTKIQLIIREGEDA, encoded by the coding sequence ATGACTGCACTTGTAAACCCAACACAAAATCATAAAAAAACAGTATTAAACGAAGTTTGTCCTGCCGGTGAAGCATGGATGTGCGAAGTCAAAAAAGGGCAATATTTTCGTATTGTGGATTTAGAAGGCAACCAAGCGGTGGATACGCTCTTTATCTCGGCGTCAAACCCTGAAGAGCGTTATAGCGCAACCGATACATTGGCAATCAATCAACAAATCTATTTAGAAAAAGGCACAGCTTTATACACCAACTTTGGCAATAAAATTGCCACCATCCATGATGATAACTGCGGTCGCCATGACACTTTAGGTGGTGCATGTTCATGTGAAAGTAACACTGTTCGCTATGCACATGACAAATATCCAATGCACAGTTGCCGTAACAATTTCATGATTGCGCTGTCTCAGCATCCAATTGCCAAAAAACATGGTCTAAATGTGCGTCACATCGGTCCAAATATTAACTTCTTTATGAATGTGCCTGTGACCTCTGAGGGTCATCTAAAGTTTGATGATGGTATTTCTGCACCGGGTAAATATGTGGAAATCAAAGCAGAAATGGATTTGATCGTGTTGATCTCCAATTGCCCACAACTGAATAATCCTTGTAATGCCTATAACCCAACCAAAATTCAATTGATCATCCGTGAAGGCGAGGACGCATAA